A region from the Salidesulfovibrio onnuriiensis genome encodes:
- a CDS encoding DUF4198 domain-containing protein, whose protein sequence is MKKAILAAFALLAVLAMSIPASAHFMMVYTPEIAMEKGGDMDFRMVFTHPAEAGHTMDMGGVKEFYAMYQRGDAKAKKIDLMKYVKEIEWKNPESKNKAFSALLPKKEVRSMGDYTFVFVPGYYFEEEEGVYMQQVTKLIANVGGIPGNWAEPVGLPCEIVPLIKPYGMWTGNVFKAQVLSQGKPVAGAEVEVEYMSHMPDMKSNSMPAASSVDYPQDSFVTQTIFTDANGYITFGVPKAGWWGFAALGVGPDKEYKGKELSQDAVIWVKAVDMK, encoded by the coding sequence ATGAAAAAAGCTATCCTTGCCGCCTTTGCCCTGCTGGCGGTCCTGGCCATGTCCATTCCGGCATCCGCGCACTTCATGATGGTCTATACCCCGGAAATCGCCATGGAAAAGGGCGGCGACATGGACTTCCGCATGGTTTTCACCCATCCGGCCGAAGCGGGCCACACCATGGACATGGGCGGCGTGAAGGAATTTTACGCCATGTACCAGCGTGGTGACGCCAAGGCCAAGAAGATCGACCTCATGAAGTATGTGAAGGAGATCGAGTGGAAGAACCCCGAATCCAAGAACAAGGCCTTTTCCGCGCTGCTGCCCAAGAAGGAAGTTCGCTCCATGGGCGACTACACCTTCGTGTTCGTGCCGGGCTACTACTTTGAAGAGGAAGAAGGCGTCTACATGCAGCAGGTCACCAAGCTCATCGCCAACGTGGGCGGCATCCCGGGCAACTGGGCCGAACCCGTGGGACTCCCCTGCGAGATCGTTCCCCTGATCAAACCCTACGGCATGTGGACCGGCAACGTGTTCAAGGCCCAGGTGCTTTCCCAGGGCAAGCCCGTGGCCGGCGCCGAGGTGGAAGTGGAATACATGAGCCACATGCCGGACATGAAGTCCAACTCCATGCCCGCCGCATCCTCCGTGGACTACCCGCAGGATTCCTTTGTGACCCAGACCATCTTCACCGACGCAAACGGCTACATCACCTTTGGCGTTCCCAAGGCGGGCTGGTGGGGCTTTGCCGCTCTGGGCGTCGGTCCGGACAAGGAATACAAGGGCAAGGAACTGTCCCAGGACGCCGTGATCTGGGTCAAGGCCGTGGACATGAAATAG
- the feoB gene encoding ferrous iron transport protein B, whose protein sequence is MGRTNLLVAMAGQPNCGKSTVFNMLTGARQHVANYPGVTVEKKTGQFRMGDTRVELVDLPGTYSLTSYSMEERVARDFILHDKPGVIVDVVDASNLKRNLYLTLQLLEMEVPTIVDLNMMDVAERRGIRVDYKGMAEHLGVPVVPTTGKKGVGGDAIKRAVSETADGSGSRTFVVDYGALEPFIERLGESVAEDHRMASAYPARWLALKLLENDSEARELVKKYHADASAVFTAVDGLRDEFQREADLPAERHIAFARHRACAEIAKQFVKAPSEKRKTLSDLADRYVCNRFFGPLILIAILLVLYEVSIVFGGWVAVKVWPVWGGIESFTAGILPPPDFLGEPLLRSLGVWVVKSTTAILNYLPIFFLLFALIAVLEDSGYMPRMAFILDRLFRRFGLHGQSTLPLILGGVYVGGCAIPGVMATKAIPDERARLATILVVPMMNCLAKVPLYLILIGAYFADQAGLALFFIATVTLFMALPVAKALSLTVLSKRESAPFIMEMPPYHLPTVDGVLRRAIERIWLFVKKIVTVVVAVAVVIFVLINFPGVGKERMAFYEAKRDAAVSKFMKVVDKTSYKGTLAASDVTALILFEEDLKDAKRGVTDKEESAKINQRFETANPVFYSVVKRKGADGKKLNKALKNVVKTRKKLRREIRAERFESSFLGVLGHALEPVTQYAGFNWRINIALLSAFAAKENSAATLGSIYGLDGSDQSVQESMKSGEAGFTALHALALMLFMALYPPCIPTSIMVRMQSNSTKWMLFSIVYQTTLGLGIATLVFTGGTLLGLTGFQAMWAFYGLCVAATIVMAMIPYREAKKETCQSTNTNCLEGGTN, encoded by the coding sequence ATGGGACGCACGAATCTCCTGGTGGCCATGGCCGGGCAGCCCAACTGCGGCAAGTCCACGGTGTTCAACATGCTTACCGGCGCGCGCCAGCATGTGGCCAACTACCCCGGCGTCACCGTGGAAAAGAAGACCGGCCAGTTTCGGATGGGCGACACCCGCGTGGAGCTGGTGGACCTTCCCGGCACCTACAGCCTGACCTCCTATTCCATGGAGGAGCGGGTGGCGCGCGATTTCATCCTGCACGACAAGCCGGGCGTGATAGTTGACGTGGTGGACGCTTCCAATCTGAAGCGCAACCTGTACCTCACCCTGCAGCTGCTGGAAATGGAAGTGCCCACCATCGTCGACCTGAACATGATGGACGTGGCCGAACGCCGCGGCATCCGGGTCGACTACAAGGGCATGGCCGAGCACCTGGGCGTACCCGTGGTGCCCACCACCGGCAAGAAGGGCGTGGGCGGCGACGCCATCAAGCGGGCTGTTTCCGAGACTGCGGATGGTTCCGGAAGCCGTACTTTTGTCGTGGACTATGGCGCGCTGGAGCCGTTCATCGAAAGGCTCGGGGAAAGCGTCGCCGAGGACCACCGCATGGCCTCCGCCTATCCGGCCCGCTGGTTGGCGCTGAAGCTGCTGGAAAACGACAGCGAGGCCCGCGAGTTGGTCAAGAAGTACCATGCCGACGCCTCCGCCGTGTTCACGGCCGTGGACGGGCTTCGGGACGAATTTCAGCGGGAGGCGGATCTCCCGGCCGAGCGGCACATCGCCTTTGCCCGGCACCGCGCCTGCGCCGAGATCGCCAAGCAGTTCGTCAAGGCTCCCTCGGAAAAGCGCAAGACCCTGTCCGACCTGGCCGACAGGTACGTCTGCAACCGCTTTTTTGGGCCCCTCATCCTCATCGCCATCCTGCTGGTGCTCTACGAGGTGTCCATTGTTTTCGGCGGCTGGGTGGCCGTGAAGGTCTGGCCCGTGTGGGGCGGCATCGAATCCTTTACGGCGGGCATCCTGCCGCCGCCCGATTTTCTGGGCGAGCCGCTGCTGCGCTCCCTGGGCGTCTGGGTGGTCAAGAGCACCACGGCCATTCTGAACTACCTGCCCATCTTCTTCCTGCTCTTCGCTCTCATCGCGGTGCTGGAGGACAGCGGATACATGCCGCGCATGGCCTTTATCCTGGACCGCCTGTTCCGGCGGTTCGGGCTGCACGGCCAGTCCACGCTGCCGCTCATCCTGGGCGGGGTCTATGTGGGCGGCTGCGCCATCCCCGGCGTCATGGCCACCAAGGCCATTCCCGACGAGCGGGCGCGCCTGGCCACCATCCTGGTGGTGCCCATGATGAACTGCCTGGCCAAGGTGCCCCTGTACCTCATCCTCATCGGCGCCTATTTCGCGGACCAGGCCGGGCTGGCCCTGTTCTTCATCGCCACGGTGACCCTGTTCATGGCCCTGCCCGTGGCCAAGGCCCTGTCGCTCACCGTTTTGAGCAAGCGCGAGAGCGCGCCGTTTATCATGGAGATGCCTCCGTACCACCTGCCCACCGTCGACGGCGTGCTGCGCCGCGCCATCGAGCGCATCTGGCTCTTCGTCAAGAAGATCGTCACCGTGGTGGTTGCCGTGGCCGTGGTCATCTTCGTGCTCATCAACTTCCCTGGCGTGGGCAAGGAACGCATGGCCTTCTACGAGGCCAAGCGCGACGCGGCCGTGAGCAAGTTCATGAAGGTTGTGGACAAGACTTCCTACAAGGGAACCCTTGCCGCCTCCGACGTCACGGCCCTGATCCTCTTCGAGGAGGACCTCAAGGACGCCAAGCGGGGCGTGACCGACAAGGAAGAGTCCGCGAAAATCAACCAGCGGTTCGAAACGGCCAACCCCGTGTTCTATTCCGTGGTCAAACGCAAGGGCGCGGACGGCAAGAAGCTGAACAAGGCGCTCAAGAACGTGGTCAAAACGCGCAAGAAGCTGCGCCGCGAAATCCGCGCCGAGCGGTTCGAGTCCAGCTTCCTGGGCGTGCTCGGCCACGCGCTGGAGCCGGTGACCCAATACGCCGGGTTCAACTGGCGCATCAACATCGCGTTGCTCTCGGCCTTTGCGGCCAAGGAAAACAGCGCGGCCACCCTGGGCTCCATCTACGGGCTGGACGGTTCCGACCAGTCCGTCCAGGAGAGCATGAAGTCGGGCGAAGCCGGATTCACGGCCCTGCACGCCCTGGCCCTGATGCTGTTCATGGCCCTGTACCCGCCCTGCATCCCCACGTCCATCATGGTGCGCATGCAGTCCAACTCCACCAAGTGGATGCTGTTCTCCATCGTGTACCAGACGACCCTGGGGCTCGGGATCGCCACCCTGGTGTTCACGGGCGGCACCCTGCTGGGGCTGACCGGGTTCCAGGCCATGTGGGCCTTCTACGGCCTGTGCGTGGCGGCCACCATTGTCATGGCCATGATCCCGTACCGGGAGGCCAAGAAGGAAACATGTCAATCAACCAACACGAATTGTCTTGAAGGAGGAACGAATTAA
- a CDS encoding FeoA family protein, which produces MTLDEMTPGATCVMKDLAVGGELGQRLMDLGFYPGVEISIVRNAPLVDPVELELDGYHVSIRHEEARHVEVE; this is translated from the coding sequence ATGACCCTTGATGAAATGACCCCCGGCGCCACCTGCGTCATGAAGGATCTCGCCGTGGGCGGGGAGCTGGGGCAGCGGCTCATGGACCTGGGTTTTTATCCGGGCGTGGAGATCAGCATCGTGCGCAACGCGCCGCTGGTGGATCCCGTGGAACTGGAGCTGGACGGCTACCACGTCAGCATCCGGCACGAGGAAGCCCGCCACGTGGAGGTCGAGTAG
- a CDS encoding FeoA family protein has translation MNSTRTLNTVAVGETAFIVAVDAGYKARVRLESMGLIPGTAVDVLNNGGGPMIVSVGEGRIMVERGIAGKVLVA, from the coding sequence ATGAACAGCACAAGAACGCTGAATACCGTTGCCGTTGGCGAAACCGCCTTTATCGTTGCCGTGGACGCCGGGTACAAGGCCAGGGTCAGACTCGAATCCATGGGGCTGATCCCCGGCACTGCCGTTGATGTCCTCAACAACGGCGGCGGTCCCATGATCGTCTCCGTGGGGGAAGGACGCATCATGGTGGAGCGCGGCATCGCCGGCAAGGTGCTGGTGGCCTAG
- a CDS encoding Fur family transcriptional regulator: MNETTRTFQDYLKANRLKLTSQRKLILDVFISMGSRVTADELFKEVAELDDGISLSTVYRTVKHLLQSGLARCAHYGDGTTRYEPAEGQTSYLICDNCGKKIPLANPYLECMHAEAARQEGFRMFQCRVTIHGLCHECLTKHETERRLS; the protein is encoded by the coding sequence ATGAACGAAACCACCAGAACCTTCCAGGACTACCTGAAGGCCAACCGGCTGAAACTCACCAGCCAGCGCAAGCTCATCCTGGATGTCTTCATCAGCATGGGGAGCCGCGTCACGGCGGACGAACTGTTCAAGGAAGTCGCAGAACTGGACGACGGCATCAGCCTTTCCACGGTCTACCGCACCGTCAAGCACCTGCTGCAATCCGGGCTGGCGCGCTGCGCGCATTACGGCGACGGCACCACGCGCTACGAGCCCGCCGAGGGGCAGACCAGCTACCTGATCTGCGACAACTGCGGCAAGAAGATCCCCCTCGCCAACCCCTACCTGGAATGCATGCACGCCGAGGCGGCGCGGCAGGAGGGGTTCCGCATGTTCCAATGTCGAGTGACCATACACGGCCTGTGCCACGAATGCCTGACCAAACATGAAACCGAAAGGAGACTGTCTTGA
- a CDS encoding DUF4198 domain-containing protein, producing the protein MKPKGDCLDPLSTTNKGALLLLALLLCMGFAHQADAHSLYIQAARPHVSNGKASPLFFCYGHHLPVDDAIRSEKLKNVQVRKPDGSIVEIKLRKEKSLHSYLVEYDMPGTFALMAETTPGYFTKWKDAKGRDRHSIKPLSAVADKASAIDMSVFSRQWTKTYVTCDAPSEQFPAALGLPLELVPARDPSTWKQGDTVEFTIQRYGRPYTGPGEWDASYMGYSTQAEDMFIQKTPVKDGVVRFKLATTGRWFVRFAIKTDAPENKKSEYLTQKLTTTMVFEVPNERRKPKVDSH; encoded by the coding sequence ATGAAACCGAAAGGAGACTGTCTTGACCCCCTCAGCACCACCAACAAGGGAGCCCTGCTCCTGCTCGCCCTGCTGCTCTGCATGGGCTTTGCCCACCAGGCCGACGCCCATTCCCTGTACATCCAGGCGGCGCGCCCCCATGTATCCAACGGCAAGGCCTCGCCCCTGTTCTTCTGCTACGGCCACCACCTCCCGGTGGACGACGCCATCCGCAGCGAAAAGCTCAAGAACGTGCAGGTGCGCAAGCCCGACGGCAGCATCGTGGAAATCAAGCTGCGCAAGGAAAAATCCCTGCATTCCTATCTGGTGGAATACGACATGCCCGGCACCTTCGCGCTCATGGCCGAAACCACCCCCGGGTACTTCACCAAATGGAAGGACGCCAAGGGCCGCGATCGCCATTCCATCAAGCCGCTTTCCGCAGTCGCAGACAAGGCCTCGGCCATCGACATGAGCGTCTTCAGCAGGCAGTGGACCAAGACCTACGTGACCTGCGACGCGCCCTCCGAACAGTTCCCCGCCGCCCTGGGCCTGCCCCTAGAGCTGGTTCCCGCCAGGGATCCGTCCACCTGGAAACAGGGCGACACCGTGGAGTTCACGATCCAGCGCTATGGCCGCCCCTACACGGGCCCCGGCGAATGGGACGCCTCCTACATGGGCTACTCCACCCAGGCCGAGGACATGTTCATCCAGAAAACGCCGGTCAAGGACGGCGTGGTGCGCTTCAAGCTGGCGACCACGGGACGCTGGTTCGTGCGTTTCGCCATCAAGACCGACGCGCCCGAAAACAAGAAGAGCGAATACCTGACCCAGAAGCTGACCACCACCATGGTCTTCGAGGTTCCCAACGAACGCCGCAAGCCCAAGGTGGATTCGCATTAA